In Thermocrinis minervae, a single genomic region encodes these proteins:
- the recA gene encoding recombinase RecA translates to MEEKKKALESVISVIEKKFGKGSIMPLKKVEKVKVDAIPTGSLALDIATGVGGIPKGRVIEIFGPESSGKTTLALHIIAEAQKMGGVAVFIDAEHALDPKYAQKIGVDVENLYISQPDYGEQALEIAESLASSGAVDVIVVDSVAALVPKDELEGEIGEAHVGKQARLMSQALRKLKGIVYKTNTALIFINQLREKIGVMFGNPETTPGGRALKFFADMRLDVRRVGEIKDGGERSGSRVRVKIVKNKLAPPFQEAEFDVLYGEGICKLCDLIDVAVNLGILSKSGSWYSYGDVKLGQGKEQVKKFLEDNPELAKEIERKVREVAGLATTDT, encoded by the coding sequence ATGGAAGAAAAAAAGAAAGCCTTAGAGTCGGTAATATCGGTCATAGAGAAGAAGTTCGGTAAAGGCTCCATAATGCCTTTGAAGAAGGTAGAAAAAGTCAAGGTAGACGCCATACCCACAGGGTCCCTCGCCTTAGACATAGCCACGGGTGTGGGTGGAATACCTAAGGGTAGGGTTATAGAAATATTTGGTCCAGAATCTTCCGGTAAAACTACACTTGCCTTACATATAATAGCAGAAGCCCAAAAGATGGGGGGTGTGGCCGTTTTCATAGACGCAGAGCATGCCCTTGATCCTAAGTATGCTCAAAAGATAGGCGTGGACGTAGAAAACCTCTACATATCTCAACCTGACTATGGAGAACAAGCTTTGGAGATAGCCGAAAGTCTAGCAAGTAGCGGAGCTGTTGACGTTATAGTCGTAGACTCTGTGGCAGCTCTCGTTCCAAAGGATGAGCTAGAAGGTGAGATAGGAGAAGCTCATGTAGGTAAGCAGGCAAGGCTCATGTCCCAAGCACTGAGAAAGTTAAAAGGTATAGTCTACAAGACTAACACGGCACTTATCTTTATAAACCAGCTCAGAGAAAAGATAGGAGTTATGTTTGGAAACCCAGAGACCACACCAGGAGGAAGGGCTCTAAAGTTCTTCGCAGATATGAGGCTTGACGTAAGGAGAGTAGGCGAGATAAAGGACGGTGGTGAAAGGTCTGGGAGCAGAGTTAGGGTGAAGATAGTCAAGAACAAGTTAGCTCCTCCCTTCCAGGAGGCTGAGTTTGATGTTCTGTACGGCGAAGGCATATGTAAGCTCTGCGACCTTATAGACGTGGCGGTAAACCTCGGAATACTCTCCAAGAGTGGTTCTTGGTACAGCTACGGTGATGTAAAGTTGGGTCAGGGCAAGGAGCAAGTTAAGAAGTTTTTAGAGGACAACCCAGAGCTTGCAAAGGAGATAGAAAGAAAAGTAAGGGAGGTAGCTGGTCTTGCTACAACTGATACTTAA
- the gatC gene encoding Asp-tRNA(Asn)/Glu-tRNA(Gln) amidotransferase subunit GatC yields the protein MMVDKIAYLARLKLGEEEKNILEEQFAKILAFVDQLKEVDTKDVEPYGIDLEGTPMRDDVPVKGLTQEEALMNGPQVEQGFFVVPRIVEV from the coding sequence ATGATGGTGGATAAAATAGCCTATCTGGCCCGTCTAAAGCTTGGAGAAGAAGAGAAAAATATCCTTGAGGAGCAGTTTGCAAAGATACTGGCTTTCGTGGACCAACTTAAGGAGGTAGACACCAAAGATGTGGAACCATACGGTATTGACCTTGAAGGGACTCCCATGAGAGACGACGTGCCTGTGAAAGGGTTGACCCAAGAAGAAGCTCTCATGAACGGACCGCAGGTAGAGCAAGGGTTCTTCGTAGTGCCACGTATAGTGGAGGTGTAG
- a CDS encoding DUF3501 family protein: protein MRKVTREDILNIYEYEKVREEKRKEIIELKKNRRLFVGPLVHLVFENTQTVWFQIQEMIRTERMVKEEEIQQEIEIYNELIPEKNQLSITMFIEIPDENERKQMLPKLVGIHDSLYFDIGGKHIIKAVADERSEKDYEYGKTAVVHFLKLTLTDEQKEDFKKMPIRVYIDHPNYKAEAEVPQKVKEELIKDLESE from the coding sequence ATGCGAAAAGTTACAAGAGAGGACATACTAAACATATACGAGTACGAGAAGGTAAGAGAAGAGAAGAGAAAGGAAATAATAGAGCTTAAAAAGAATAGAAGGCTCTTCGTAGGACCTTTGGTACACCTCGTGTTTGAAAACACTCAAACCGTTTGGTTTCAAATACAGGAGATGATAAGAACAGAAAGGATGGTAAAAGAGGAAGAGATTCAGCAGGAGATAGAGATCTACAACGAGCTTATACCAGAAAAGAACCAGCTTTCCATAACAATGTTCATAGAAATACCTGATGAAAACGAAAGAAAGCAGATGCTTCCAAAACTAGTGGGAATACACGATAGCCTTTACTTTGACATAGGTGGGAAGCATATCATCAAAGCTGTGGCTGACGAAAGAAGTGAAAAGGATTATGAATATGGCAAGACGGCTGTAGTACACTTCTTGAAGCTAACTCTGACAGATGAACAGAAGGAAGACTTTAAAAAGATGCCCATAAGGGTTTACATAGACCATCCCAACTATAAGGCAGAGGCTGAGGTACCTCAAAAGGTAAAAGAGGAGCTTATAAAAGACTTAGAGAGTGAATGA
- a CDS encoding rubrerythrin family protein gives MSKSLAGTKTLECLKHAFAGESQANRRYLYFARKADIEGYPDIANIFRETAEGETGHAFGHLEFLEKYGGGDPATGKPIGTMEQNLEAAIAGETYEYTEMYPGFAKIAREEGFDDIAEWFETLARAEKSHAGRFQKALESLKG, from the coding sequence ATGAGCAAGAGCTTGGCTGGCACAAAGACACTTGAGTGTCTCAAGCATGCCTTTGCAGGCGAGTCTCAGGCAAATAGGAGGTATCTCTACTTTGCCCGTAAGGCAGATATAGAGGGTTATCCAGACATAGCCAACATATTCAGAGAAACTGCCGAGGGTGAAACAGGTCACGCTTTTGGACACCTTGAGTTCCTTGAAAAGTACGGCGGTGGAGACCCTGCAACAGGCAAGCCCATAGGTACTATGGAGCAGAACCTCGAGGCTGCCATAGCCGGTGAAACCTACGAGTACACAGAGATGTACCCAGGTTTTGCCAAGATAGCCAGGGAAGAAGGCTTTGATGACATAGCTGAGTGGTTTGAGACCCTGGCAAGGGCAGAAAAATCCCATGCCGGAAGGTTCCAAAAGGCTCTAGAGAGCCTCAAGGGCTAA
- a CDS encoding PepSY domain-containing protein produces the protein MKAVFICLALVYFTFAVECNPSINMEQAINAAKQFVGEVHSVKLRKSYKTGECYYSVSGSQGSAIIDANTGKLVRFYSKKGR, from the coding sequence ATGAAGGCAGTCTTTATCTGCTTAGCTTTGGTCTATTTTACCTTCGCTGTGGAGTGCAATCCTTCTATAAACATGGAGCAAGCTATAAACGCCGCCAAGCAGTTTGTGGGAGAGGTCCACTCGGTAAAGCTCAGGAAGTCTTACAAGACGGGAGAGTGTTACTACTCGGTAAGCGGTAGCCAAGGTAGTGCCATCATAGATGCCAACACGGGGAAGCTCGTCAGGTTTTACTCAAAGAAAGGTCGGTAA
- a CDS encoding 6-phosphogluconolactonase — protein MYRVFPIKNVEDLLHRYIRRLSSVFIQRHGRFRVALAGGKTPLDLYSMLALDWERINLYLTDERYSYEKSNCRAISQRIKGKLICPDLSKDLESCALEYSRLLPERLDFVLLGVGEDGHTASLFEGIPCRYITPKVCISKRPDGLWGVSLTYEYISSSCQVAFFVKGEEKKKVLEKLLSGVPMPATRIKTTRKVLIFTDLSLSKT, from the coding sequence TTGTATAGAGTCTTTCCCATAAAGAACGTAGAGGATCTGCTCCATAGGTACATAAGGAGGCTAAGCTCCGTTTTTATACAGAGGCATGGGAGGTTCCGTGTAGCTCTGGCAGGAGGGAAAACACCCCTCGACCTTTACAGCATGCTTGCTTTGGATTGGGAAAGAATAAACCTCTACCTTACAGACGAAAGGTACTCTTACGAGAAGAGTAACTGTAGGGCCATAAGCCAAAGGATAAAAGGTAAACTCATCTGTCCAGATCTATCCAAGGACCTAGAGAGTTGTGCCTTAGAGTACTCCAGGCTCTTACCAGAGAGGTTAGACTTTGTGCTTTTAGGTGTAGGGGAAGATGGTCACACTGCATCCCTCTTTGAAGGTATCCCCTGCAGGTACATAACACCTAAGGTTTGTATAAGCAAGAGGCCTGATGGCTTATGGGGTGTGAGCCTCACCTACGAATACATAAGCTCCTCCTGTCAAGTGGCCTTCTTCGTAAAGGGAGAGGAAAAGAAGAAGGTTCTGGAAAAACTCCTCTCCGGTGTTCCAATGCCGGCTACGCGCATAAAAACTACCAGGAAGGTTTTAATCTTTACCGACCTTTCTTTGAGTAAAACCTGA
- the zwf gene encoding glucose-6-phosphate dehydrogenase encodes MLWAFFVIGGTGDLARNKLLPALEKLYTSGLFRNLSGVYALARTKTTQWEEKLNSFRPEFRALCKYVPFDVKDPNSYKELGRILQEHKGQGLIFYLALSPELFEDTIRGLGVLLRNFENPRRIVVEKPFGKDYASAVRLNELLRRYFVEEEVFRIDHFLGKHTIQNIFSLRFSNSIFEGVWNKNFVDHVQVLALEDKGVEGREAFYETTGAVRDMLQNHMLQMLSFVAMEPPCCMEPESIRDEKVKVLRSIRQIDPREVVFGRYEGYKGKAETFVALKLYIDNLRWQGVPFYLMTGKALARKLTRITVVFKEIPKSFISLLDCEPRQNRIVFEVAPENKIVLYLELRPLADRFIVCPVERQIVFDTEVENKEPYESLLVDLFRGDQTLFMRYDEVETMWKVVEPLLDFPKDPITYPVGSWCPKEAWDLLKKDGREWFV; translated from the coding sequence ATGCTCTGGGCATTCTTCGTGATAGGTGGTACGGGAGATTTGGCAAGGAACAAGCTCCTTCCAGCTTTGGAAAAGCTTTACACTAGTGGCCTTTTTAGAAACCTTTCAGGAGTATACGCGCTGGCGAGGACAAAGACTACCCAATGGGAAGAAAAATTAAACTCCTTCAGACCAGAGTTTAGAGCCCTGTGTAAGTATGTACCCTTTGACGTAAAAGATCCTAACTCATACAAGGAGCTTGGTAGGATCTTACAGGAACACAAGGGCCAAGGACTTATCTTCTACCTGGCTCTTTCTCCAGAACTCTTTGAGGATACCATCAGGGGTCTTGGAGTACTCCTCAGGAACTTCGAAAACCCAAGGAGGATAGTCGTAGAGAAGCCTTTCGGGAAAGACTACGCAAGTGCTGTAAGACTCAACGAGCTTCTAAGGAGGTACTTTGTAGAGGAAGAGGTATTTAGGATAGACCACTTCTTGGGGAAACATACCATACAGAACATATTTTCCCTTAGGTTTTCCAACAGCATCTTTGAAGGTGTATGGAACAAGAACTTTGTAGACCATGTTCAAGTACTGGCTTTAGAGGACAAGGGTGTAGAAGGAAGGGAAGCTTTCTACGAGACCACTGGAGCTGTCAGGGACATGCTTCAGAATCACATGCTTCAGATGCTTTCCTTCGTGGCCATGGAGCCACCTTGTTGTATGGAACCAGAGAGCATAAGGGACGAAAAAGTTAAGGTACTAAGATCCATAAGGCAGATAGACCCACGGGAGGTGGTTTTTGGAAGGTATGAAGGCTACAAGGGAAAGGCAGAGACCTTTGTAGCTCTAAAGCTCTACATAGATAACCTCCGCTGGCAGGGTGTACCCTTCTACCTTATGACAGGCAAGGCCTTGGCCAGAAAGCTCACCCGTATAACGGTGGTCTTTAAGGAGATACCCAAGAGCTTTATAAGCCTACTTGACTGTGAGCCTAGGCAGAACAGGATAGTGTTTGAAGTAGCTCCAGAAAACAAAATAGTCCTCTACCTAGAGCTAAGACCTCTTGCTGACAGGTTCATAGTTTGTCCTGTGGAAAGGCAGATAGTGTTTGACACGGAAGTGGAGAACAAAGAACCTTACGAAAGCCTTCTTGTTGATCTCTTCAGGGGTGATCAGACCCTCTTCATGAGATACGATGAGGTGGAGACCATGTGGAAGGTAGTAGAGCCGTTACTAGACTTTCCTAAGGATCCTATAACTTATCCTGTAGGTTCGTGGTGTCCTAAGGAAGCGTGGGACCTTCTGAAAAAAGATGGAAGGGAGTGGTTTGTATAG
- the dapF gene encoding diaminopimelate epimerase: MEIAKYQGSGNDFILIDNRDGKVYTLLDKLGITIKDFVVKVCTFHTGVGADGLILIEEPKDRENDFSWQFFNSDGSVAEMCGNGSRCAVRFAYEKGICKEEVKFETLAGIIKAYVKEGGKVVKVKLTKPKDYRKVSLEVDGLKLDGSFINTGVPHFVAKVDNLENFPVVKYGRLIRFHKEFEPKGTNVNFIEPLDDQTIRIRTYERGVESETLACGTGATASALISYMEGYVNKRPVKVITKGGEVLLVDFDDKMEEVYLEGRVVKVFEGVLSYEILDV; this comes from the coding sequence ATGGAAATAGCAAAGTACCAAGGATCTGGTAACGACTTTATACTGATAGACAACAGGGATGGTAAGGTCTACACCCTTCTGGATAAGCTGGGAATAACGATAAAGGACTTCGTGGTGAAGGTCTGTACCTTCCACACAGGCGTTGGTGCCGATGGACTCATACTCATAGAGGAACCAAAGGATAGAGAAAACGACTTTAGCTGGCAGTTCTTCAACTCGGATGGCTCTGTAGCCGAGATGTGCGGCAACGGCTCTAGGTGTGCCGTGAGGTTTGCCTATGAAAAGGGCATATGTAAAGAAGAGGTTAAGTTTGAAACCTTGGCCGGCATAATAAAGGCTTACGTTAAGGAAGGTGGAAAGGTAGTAAAGGTAAAGCTCACTAAACCCAAGGATTACAGAAAGGTAAGCCTTGAGGTGGATGGACTTAAGTTAGATGGTAGCTTTATAAACACGGGAGTGCCCCACTTCGTGGCAAAGGTGGATAACTTGGAAAACTTTCCTGTGGTCAAGTACGGAAGGCTCATAAGGTTCCACAAAGAGTTTGAACCAAAAGGAACGAACGTAAACTTTATAGAACCTCTGGATGATCAAACTATACGCATAAGAACATACGAAAGAGGAGTAGAAAGTGAGACCCTTGCATGCGGGACTGGTGCTACAGCCTCCGCTTTGATCTCTTACATGGAAGGCTATGTCAATAAAAGACCAGTTAAGGTTATAACGAAAGGTGGTGAGGTTTTGTTAGTGGATTTTGATGACAAGATGGAGGAAGTTTACCTAGAAGGTAGGGTAGTCAAAGTATTTGAAGGAGTACTAAGCTACGAGATACTGGATGTTTAG
- the murC gene encoding UDP-N-acetylmuramate--L-alanine ligase: MFRERIRRIHFVGIGGIGMSGIAHVLLDMGYEVSGSDLKENKNIQLLKEKGCKVYIGHREENVGDAQVVVYSSAVPKDNPEIVKARSLGIPVIPRGEMLAELFKLMEGIAVCGSHGKTTTTSMIAHVVHEHGFDPTVIIGGILQRFGSNAKLGKDKLIISEADESDGSFLKILPTVAVITNIDKEHIGYYRDLEDIKEAFFKFAESVPFYGFCVVNVDDENSRHIVEGCSKRVVTYGIERDAQVMARDLKLSDGCYSYELVVEGRAWGRVKLSVPGLHNVYNSLASVCVAWQMGIDFDTIAKALSTFKNAERRLELKGFYRNVPVYDDYGHHPTEIKATLKAIKDLYPDKKLLLVFQPHRYSRTYHLFEDFAKVLRQADECVLTDIYPAGEENTYGVSGEELAKKSGCLFVRDKAELFEYLKDRVNDAHVLLFMGAGPIGRWCEEFLNEGNIG, from the coding sequence ATGTTTAGGGAACGCATAAGACGGATACACTTCGTAGGCATTGGTGGTATAGGCATGAGCGGTATAGCCCATGTCCTCCTTGACATGGGCTACGAGGTCAGTGGCTCAGACCTCAAAGAGAACAAAAACATACAACTGCTAAAAGAAAAGGGCTGTAAAGTCTACATAGGCCACAGGGAGGAAAACGTAGGTGACGCTCAGGTGGTGGTCTACTCCTCGGCAGTACCTAAGGACAACCCCGAGATAGTCAAGGCTAGAAGCCTTGGCATCCCTGTTATACCAAGGGGGGAGATGCTGGCAGAGCTCTTCAAACTCATGGAAGGCATAGCCGTATGCGGGTCGCACGGCAAGACTACCACTACATCTATGATAGCCCATGTAGTACACGAGCATGGGTTCGACCCTACCGTCATAATAGGTGGTATACTTCAGAGGTTTGGAAGCAACGCCAAACTTGGAAAGGACAAGCTCATAATATCCGAGGCGGACGAGAGCGATGGATCTTTCCTGAAGATCCTTCCTACAGTGGCAGTAATCACCAACATAGACAAAGAACACATAGGCTACTACAGAGACCTAGAAGACATAAAGGAGGCCTTCTTTAAGTTCGCTGAAAGCGTGCCTTTCTATGGCTTCTGTGTAGTAAACGTAGACGATGAAAACTCAAGGCACATAGTAGAGGGATGTTCCAAGAGAGTGGTAACCTACGGTATAGAAAGGGATGCTCAGGTGATGGCCAGAGATCTTAAGCTCTCCGATGGATGCTACAGCTACGAGCTCGTGGTAGAAGGAAGAGCGTGGGGAAGGGTAAAGCTTTCTGTACCTGGGCTTCACAATGTATACAATTCTCTGGCAAGTGTGTGCGTTGCATGGCAGATGGGTATAGACTTTGACACCATAGCTAAGGCCCTTTCCACTTTCAAGAACGCAGAGAGGAGATTAGAGCTGAAGGGCTTTTACAGAAACGTACCCGTCTACGACGATTATGGCCACCATCCCACAGAGATAAAGGCAACACTAAAGGCCATAAAGGACCTCTATCCAGACAAAAAGCTCCTTCTCGTGTTTCAACCTCACAGGTATTCGAGAACTTATCACCTCTTTGAGGATTTTGCGAAGGTGTTAAGACAGGCTGATGAGTGTGTGCTCACGGACATATACCCTGCAGGTGAGGAAAATACCTATGGCGTCTCTGGTGAGGAGCTTGCCAAAAAATCCGGCTGTCTTTTTGTCAGAGACAAAGCGGAGCTTTTTGAATACCTTAAAGACAGAGTTAACGATGCTCATGTGCTTCTCTTCATGGGTGCTGGTCCCATAGGCAGGTGGTGTGAGGAATTTTTGAATGAGGGGAATATCGGGTAA
- a CDS encoding single-stranded-DNA-specific exonuclease RecJ, which yields MRGISGKEWVFLWEEIEPPQEWVERYGKLGAQILANRGLKPEDLSKNLSDLLEYSKLEHIKRAADVIAWAIKNGKRIVLFGDYDVDGITSCALLHRVIKKLGGKVISVTPNRSTGYGLSKDLVQKLNHYADLVVTLDNGTTAIEELSLAKVPVLVLDHHNPREDVNYQNLSEKVLLVNPKLLDIEELKVVSTAALSMLLSYRLIGDDLMDYLYLPALSTVADAMELVGLNRPLVLEGIKSLKETLRKEGHYGIKELLKVLKDQENITVKDLSFYLVPRLNAPGRLHRAELSLKLLLEDREKEAARLVRQVESINLKRRQLQEILVNKALKKVEMYQTERHFIVLKTRPEYIGLAGIVAGRVANAYSKPCAVFAVGKEEATASVRGTPEVEVYNPLSQLSHMYLKWGGHAYAMGLTIWSKDLQEFETKANEIFSQVPRKTPTIHVDAYLPLRDLSQEHIRLIESLEPFGVGFEEPIFLSEELTISNIKVTGYGCFVDTKEGYSFYCANQNLVEKLRVGRARVLYSLSRKKHELVDLAWL from the coding sequence ATGAGGGGAATATCGGGTAAGGAATGGGTCTTCTTATGGGAGGAGATAGAACCACCACAAGAGTGGGTAGAAAGGTATGGAAAGTTAGGTGCTCAAATACTAGCGAACAGAGGACTAAAGCCAGAAGATTTATCCAAAAACCTTTCTGACCTCCTTGAGTACTCAAAGCTTGAACACATAAAAAGAGCCGCGGACGTCATAGCATGGGCCATAAAGAACGGTAAGAGGATAGTCTTGTTTGGAGACTATGACGTAGACGGCATCACCAGCTGTGCCCTCCTGCACAGGGTTATAAAGAAGCTAGGTGGTAAGGTGATCTCTGTAACACCCAACAGGAGCACAGGCTACGGTCTTAGCAAGGACCTAGTACAGAAGCTAAACCATTATGCGGACTTAGTGGTGACTTTAGACAACGGAACCACAGCCATAGAGGAGTTGAGCCTGGCAAAGGTACCCGTCCTAGTTCTTGACCATCACAACCCACGGGAGGACGTAAACTATCAAAACCTTTCCGAAAAGGTACTCCTTGTGAATCCAAAGTTGCTGGATATAGAGGAGCTTAAGGTGGTATCTACAGCTGCCCTGTCTATGCTTTTGTCCTACAGACTCATAGGTGACGACCTTATGGATTACCTTTATCTGCCAGCCCTCAGCACTGTAGCAGACGCTATGGAGTTGGTAGGTCTAAACAGACCCCTTGTACTTGAAGGTATAAAGTCCCTCAAGGAAACACTTAGGAAAGAAGGACACTACGGCATAAAGGAGCTTCTTAAGGTATTGAAGGACCAGGAGAACATCACAGTAAAGGATCTAAGCTTCTACCTTGTACCGAGGCTAAACGCTCCTGGAAGATTACACCGTGCAGAACTCTCCCTAAAGCTTCTTCTAGAGGATAGAGAAAAAGAAGCAGCAAGATTAGTGAGGCAAGTAGAAAGCATAAACCTTAAAAGAAGACAACTACAAGAGATCCTAGTCAACAAAGCTCTGAAAAAAGTAGAGATGTATCAAACGGAAAGACACTTTATAGTGCTCAAGACAAGGCCCGAGTACATAGGGTTAGCTGGTATAGTAGCCGGTAGAGTGGCCAACGCGTATTCCAAACCGTGCGCAGTCTTCGCTGTAGGCAAAGAAGAAGCAACCGCATCCGTAAGGGGTACACCTGAGGTAGAAGTTTACAACCCACTCTCTCAACTTTCTCACATGTACCTAAAGTGGGGTGGTCATGCCTATGCCATGGGTTTAACAATATGGAGTAAGGACCTACAAGAGTTTGAGACCAAGGCCAACGAGATCTTCTCCCAGGTTCCAAGGAAAACTCCCACCATACACGTAGATGCCTACCTGCCCCTAAGGGACCTTTCACAGGAACATATTAGACTGATTGAAAGTCTGGAGCCTTTTGGGGTTGGCTTTGAAGAACCCATATTCCTCTCTGAGGAGCTCACCATCAGCAACATAAAAGTTACAGGTTACGGCTGTTTTGTAGATACTAAGGAGGGATATTCTTTCTACTGTGCTAACCAAAACCTTGTGGAGAAGTTAAGGGTTGGTAGGGCTAGGGTTTTGTACAGCCTCAGCAGGAAAAAACACGAGCTTGTAGATCTAGCATGGCTCTGA
- a CDS encoding metal-binding protein, with protein sequence MALSRSHDLINLMLLVPTLYFVPREFYLPFATGYLIGTFLLSPDLDLKHSKPSKRWKVFRYLWRPYQSKSKHRGISHVPIVGTFIRIAYLVLAVFLLFQAFVLLLHYVDPSLEVFLTKVDMIGLLQELMYREESFYFLLGLILSEVFHVLIDLISSFLKGYL encoded by the coding sequence ATGGCTCTGAGTCGTTCCCACGATCTTATAAATCTTATGCTTCTTGTGCCCACGCTCTACTTTGTGCCTAGAGAGTTCTACCTTCCCTTCGCAACCGGTTACCTTATAGGCACTTTCCTTCTCTCACCAGACTTGGATCTAAAACATTCTAAGCCTTCTAAAAGATGGAAGGTTTTTAGGTATCTTTGGAGACCCTACCAAAGTAAATCGAAGCACAGGGGAATTTCGCACGTACCCATAGTAGGTACCTTTATCAGGATTGCGTACCTTGTACTTGCAGTCTTCCTTCTGTTCCAGGCCTTTGTCTTATTACTTCACTACGTGGATCCCAGTTTGGAGGTTTTCCTTACAAAGGTAGACATGATAGGGCTTCTACAAGAGCTTATGTACAGAGAAGAAAGCTTTTACTTCTTACTCGGTCTTATCCTGTCAGAGGTGTTCCACGTGTTGATCGACCTTATCAGCAGTTTTTTAAAAGGGTATCTTTAG
- a CDS encoding class I tRNA ligase family protein has product MKIGEFLKENFISVGDNVKFLLEKLDLSNDDLLRIIESRIGEPAKMSKSKANTVDPEETIQRYGADTVRLYILFAGPVEKDFEWTEEGLRGAYRFLNRLWELFHKNLDLIKDVRVSKEELSKVQGKAREVRRKTHQTLQKYLKDMEEFSFNTAIAAIMQLVGELSDLKEEEKNPMVLREAFEIVLFMLYPITPHVCEELWQKLGNEKPMVFYPFPEVDPEALRTEAIEIPVQVNGKVRSHITVHPEASQEEVLDVALKDPKISSYVQGKPIKKVFYVKGKLLSLVI; this is encoded by the coding sequence ATGAAGATAGGAGAGTTTCTAAAGGAGAACTTCATATCCGTAGGTGATAACGTAAAGTTTTTGCTTGAAAAGTTGGATTTGTCTAACGACGATCTTTTAAGAATCATAGAATCACGTATAGGTGAACCTGCAAAGATGTCCAAGTCTAAGGCCAACACAGTGGATCCAGAGGAAACCATACAGAGGTATGGTGCAGATACGGTAAGACTCTACATACTTTTCGCTGGTCCTGTTGAGAAGGACTTTGAGTGGACAGAGGAAGGTTTAAGGGGGGCATACAGGTTTTTAAACAGACTGTGGGAGCTGTTTCACAAGAACCTTGATCTCATAAAGGACGTCAGAGTATCAAAGGAAGAGCTCTCAAAAGTTCAAGGAAAGGCAAGGGAAGTAAGGAGGAAAACCCATCAGACTCTTCAAAAGTATTTGAAAGACATGGAAGAATTCTCCTTCAACACAGCCATAGCCGCCATAATGCAGCTGGTGGGCGAGCTTTCAGATCTAAAGGAAGAAGAGAAAAACCCTATGGTCTTGAGGGAAGCCTTTGAAATTGTCCTTTTTATGCTCTATCCTATAACTCCTCACGTATGCGAGGAGCTCTGGCAGAAGCTTGGTAACGAGAAGCCAATGGTCTTCTATCCGTTTCCCGAGGTAGACCCAGAGGCCCTACGGACAGAAGCCATAGAGATACCTGTTCAGGTAAACGGAAAGGTGAGGTCCCACATAACAGTTCATCCAGAAGCTTCCCAGGAGGAGGTGTTAGACGTAGCTTTAAAAGATCCTAAAATCTCTTCTTACGTCCAAGGCAAGCCCATAAAGAAGGTTTTTTACGTCAAGGGAAAGCTTCTCAGCCTGGTCATCTAA
- a CDS encoding c-type cytochrome, producing MGNLLILLMASIVFAESEGQALFESQCLRCHTEKSQKPVSLLKQKYKGKPQEVAELAKRCPWGKGLSDMEVELVSKWLAGLE from the coding sequence ATGGGTAACCTATTGATACTACTGATGGCCAGTATTGTATTTGCAGAGTCAGAAGGTCAGGCCCTTTTTGAAAGCCAGTGTCTCAGGTGTCATACAGAGAAGAGTCAAAAGCCAGTGAGTCTTCTAAAGCAGAAGTACAAGGGTAAGCCTCAAGAAGTTGCAGAGCTAGCCAAGAGATGTCCATGGGGTAAGGGTCTTTCTGATATGGAGGTAGAGCTTGTCTCCAAGTGGTTGGCAGGTTTAGAATAA